One window of the Spea bombifrons isolate aSpeBom1 chromosome 8, aSpeBom1.2.pri, whole genome shotgun sequence genome contains the following:
- the LOC128503282 gene encoding golgin subfamily A member 2-like, producing the protein MKQQAEELHKKLEMAELTVQMEKEGFDQTLAKEQGALREQLQVHIQTIGILVSEKSELQTSLSFTQQAARQKGAESEDLAMRLQSTKKRVAELERTLSGISLHQKQAEKLNKELEKERDNLRLESLKNSKSTEELKQQNSELTEKLNALLSENTDMKQQAEELHKKLEMAELTVQMLSSQVGTPDPQQQVQMVMEERNYLQAQLTQVTGALEHLRAERDHYVNKLKEEEAVWQETTQKFTKEIQTLSQEKENALIRIEALDTRVAELLLASAADTPAMEPAGPAEPSEEFLGLQRECERLAQELRELENKYRAQVQDNSHLSLLNHQQEERLQELEKVLERHSEEDKEKQQILENMQNDKTTISRALTQNKQLKEQIAELQMAFVKLTNEKAELTVLVDQHDHGKKLADLQESLGHVNEQLAAKEEEVRQLQAHRDEISAHLQQYMRQEIQKQYMLQLQLTDRLQHEEMQRKVSEDMRLKELEKSMENLELLTKENQELREQAFRIRTEPPKQELQRMEGDAADGDDKTSETSLVIPEDFESREEMVAFLNAAIAKLQGERDETARQSKLNNYCYDLLLQVSNLQQQQMTGASRDVTLENVPKEVYDALQSDMDKLVIRFTDLMQEKVELTDRVEELEHRCVQLSGETDTIGEYIAIYQSQRAILKQRHQEKEDYVSRLAQEKEEMKAKLLELEVLVTRLVTERNEWHGKYVDATKTLMEFGEVELPANAETPGIGDADIQGFENVDLENPDKGPPETGSPSPSYQGANPVSGSEDPTAKQIMQLLHEIQNSQKQSSSPLQSTSIPFFYQHDEIKAIVV; encoded by the exons ATGAAGCAGCAGGCCGAGGAGCTGCACAAGAAGCTGGAGATGGCAGAACTCACTGTCCAGATG GAAAAGGAAGGCTTTGATCAGACGCTCGCCAAGGAGCAAGGAGCCCTGAGGGAACAACTGCAG gttcaTATACAGACGATTGGCATTTTGGTATCTGAAAAATCAGAATTGCAAACCTCCCTCTCCTTCACCCAGCAAGCGGCCCGTCAGAAAGGAG CCGAGTCCGAAGACCTCGCTATGCGCCTGCAGAGTACCAAGAAGAGAGTGGCGGAGCTGGAACGCACCTTATCGGGCATCTCCCTGCACCAGAAGCAGGCGGAGAAG CTCAACAAAGAACTGGAGAAGGAACGCGACAATCTTCGCCTCGAGTCTTTGAAAAACAG CAAAAGCACTGAAGAACTAAAGCAGCAGAACTCGGAGCTGACGGAGAAGCTGAACGCTCTGCTCTCGGAGAACACGGACATGAAGCAGCAGGCCGAGGAGCTGCACAAGAAGCTGGAGATGGCAGAACTCACTGTCCAGATG CTCTCGAGTCAGGTGGGAACCCCAGACCCACAACAGCAGGTCCAGATGGTGATGGAGGAGAGAAATTATCTGCAAGCACAACTAACGCAG gTGACCGGGGCTCTTGAACATTTGAGGGCTGAACGAGACCATTATGTTAACAAGCTGAAGGAAGAAGAAGCTGTCTGGCAGGAAACAACCCAGAAATTCACAAAGGAG ATCCAGACGCTGAGCCAAGAGAAGGAAAATGCTCTGATTAGGATCGAGGCGTTGGACACACGGGTGGCAGAGCTGCTTCTGGCGTCAG CCGCTGATACGCCGGCCATGGAACCGGCTGGTCCCGCGGAGCCTTCCGAGGAGTTTCTGGGACTCCAGCGGGAGTGCGAGAGGTTGGCGCAGGAGCTGCGGGAGCTGGAGAATAAATACCGGGCTCAGGTTCAGGACAACAGCCACTTGAGTCTGCTCAACCATCAGCAGGAGGAGCGCTTGCAGGAGCTGGAGAAGGTGCTGGAGCGCCACTCTGAAGAGGACAAAGAGAAGCAGCAGATCCTGGAAAACATGCAGAATGACAAAACCACCATCAGCCGCGCGCTCACGCAGAACAAGCAGCTGAAAGAGCAAATTGCAGAACTCCAGATGGCGTTTGTTAAGCTG ACAAACGAGAAGGCGGAACTCACAGTTCTCGTCGATCAGCACGACCACGGGAAGAAGCTGGCGGATTTGCAGGAGAGCCTGGGTCACGTCAACGAGCAG CTGGCTGCAAAGGAGGAAGAAGTCCGTCAGCTGCAGGCGCATCGCGATGAGATCTCGGCCCACTTGCAGCAGTACATGAGGCAGGAGATCCAGAAACAGTACATGCTGCAGCTGCAGCTCACGGACCGACTGCAGCACGAGGAGATGCAGCGGAAGGTCAGCGAGGATATGCGCCTGAAGGAACTAGAGAAAAGCATG GAGAATCTTGAACTGCTTACCAAAGAGAACCAGGAGCTGAGAGAACAAGCGTTCCGGATCCGCACCGAGCCGCCGAAGCAAGAATTACAGCGGATGGAAG GCGATGCGGCGGACGGTGACGATAAAACATCCGAGACTTCACTGGTTATTCCGGAAGATTTCGAGAGCAGAGAAGAAATG GTGGCCTTTTTGAACGCGGCTATCGCAAAGTTACAAGGTGAGCGGGACGAGACGGCGAGACAATCGAAACTGAACAACTACTGCTATGATCTCCTCCTGCAGGTCTCTAAcctccagcagcagcagatgacGGGCGCTTCCCGAG ATGTCACCTTGGAGAATGTGCCCAAAGAGGTGTACGACGCCTTACAGTCTGACATGGATAAGCTGGTG ATCCGTTTCACAGACTTGATGCAGGAGAAAGTGGAGCTGACGGAccgagtggaggaactggagcATCGCTGCGTCCAGTTGTCAGGCGAGACCGATACCATTG GAGAATACATTGCAATTTACCAAAGTCAGAGGGCTATCCTCAAGCAACGTCACCAAGAAAAGGAGGATTATGTCAGCCGACTTGCCCAAGAGAAAGAGGAAATGAAG GCCAAGCTCTTAGAACTGGAGGTTCTGGTCACGAGGCTGGTGACAGAAAGAAACGAGTGGCACGGGAAATACGTGGATGCAACAAAAACTCTGATGGAATTCGGAGAAGTGGAGTTGCCGGCTAATGCGGAGACACCCGGAATAGGTGATGCCGATATTCAAG gctttgaaaatgttgatttGGAGAATCCAGACAAGGGGCCACCCGAGACCGGATCTCCTTCACCTTCCTACCAAGGAGCGAACCCAGTCTCTGGCTCTGAAGACCCGACGGCCAAGCAGATCATGCAGCTCCTGCATGAAATCCAGAACTCCCAGAAACAATCAAGTTCTCCACTGCAGAGTACAAGCATCCCCTTCTTCTACCAGCACGACGAGATCAAAGCAATAGTGGTCTAA
- the LOC128503154 gene encoding golgin subfamily A member 2-like isoform X5 produces the protein MADAGRRSQLASAKKKLKAFQQKASSPVNNENKKKKKTKEGDGDPQIQTRMSPDPNDHDGVKKSSAEYGSPSSTDSLRQLSEQLNGMVSQNSSYVNGENIKPNNLPEVESRFQELAAALESSSLTNKQLNEKIEDLKQQNQNLLNRLHQEKEGFDQTLAKEQGALREQLQVHIQTIGILVSEKSELQTSLSFTQQAARQKGAEAEDLAMRLQSTKKRVAELERTLSGISLHQKQAEKLNKELEKERDNLRLESLKNSKSGEELKQQNSELTEKLNALLSENTDMKQQAEELHKKLEMAELTVQMLSSQVGTPDSQQQFQMVMEERNYLQAQLTQVTGALEHLRAERDHYVNKLKEEEAVWQETTQKFTKEIQTLSQEKENALIRIEALDTRVAELLLASAADTPAMEPAGPAEPSEEFLGLQRECERLAQELQGLENKYRAQVQDNSHLSLLNHQQEERLQELEKVLERHSEEDKEKQQILENMQNDKTTISRALTQNKQLKEQIAELQMAFVKLTNEKAELTVLVDGYRHDHGKKLADLQESLGHVNEQLAAKEEEVRQLQAHRDEISAHLQQYSSAFQQLSAERQEIQKQYMLQLQLMDRLQHEEMQRKVSEDMRLKELEKSRENLELLTKENQELREQAFRIRTEPPKQELQRMEGDAVDGDAYEDKTSETSLVIPEDFESREEMVAFLNAAIAKLQGERDETARHLSELKNYCHDLLLQVSNLQQQQMTGASRDVTLENVPKEVYDALQSDMDKLAIRFTDLMQEKVELKDRVEELEHRCVQLSGETDTIGEYIALYQSQRAILKQRHQEKEDYVSRLAQEKEEMKAKLLELQVLVTRLVTERNEWHGKYVDATKTLMEFGEVELPANAETPGIGDADIQGFENVDLENPDKGPPETGSPSPSYQGANPVSGSEDPTAKQIMQLLHEIQNSQKQSSSLLQSTCIPFYYRIDEHGEIHLMVL, from the exons AACAGCTCCTATGTCAATGGAGAAAACATTAAGCCCAACAACCTCCCTGAAGTCGAA TCCCGTTTCCAGGAGCTCGCGGCAGCTCTTGAGTCCAGCAGTCTTACAAACAAACAGCTCAATGAAAAGATAGAGGATCTG AAGCAGCAGAACCAGAATCTCCTGAATCGTCTCCACCAG GAAAAGGAAGGCTTTGATCAGACGCTCGCCAAGGAGCAAGGAGCCCTGAGGGAACAACTGCAG gttcaTATACAGACGATTGGCATTTTGGTATCTGAAAAATCAGAATTGCAAACCTCCCTCTCCTTCACCCAGCAAGCGGCCCGTCAGAAAGGAG CCGAGGCCGAAGACCTCGCTATGCGCCTGCAGAGTACCAAGAAGAGAGTGGCGGAGCTGGAACGCACCTTATCGGGCATCTCCCTGCACCAGAAGCAGGCGGAGAAG CTCAACAAAGAACTGGAGAAGGAACGCGACAATCTTCGCCTCGAGTCTTTGAAAAACAG CAAAAGCGGCGAAGAACTAAAGCAGCAGAACTCGGAGCTGACGGAGAAGCTGAACGCTCTGCTCTCGGAGAACACGGACATGAAGCAGCAGGCCGAGGAGCTGCACAAGAAGCTGGAGATGGCAGAACTCACTGTCCAGATG CTCTCGAGTCAGGTGGGAACCCCAGACTCACAACAGCAGTTCCAGATGGTGATGGAGGAGAGAAATTATCTGCAAGCACAACTAACGCAG gTGACCGGGGCTCTTGAACATTTGAGGGCTGAACGAGACCATTATGTTAACAAGCTGAAGGAAGAAGAAGCTGTCTGGCAGGAAACAACCCAGAAATTCACAAAGGAG ATCCAGACGCTGAGCCAAGAGAAGGAAAATGCTCTGATTAGGATCGAGGCGTTGGACACACGGGTGGCAGAGCTGCTTCTGGCGTCAG CCGCTGATACGCCGGCCATGGAACCGGCCGGTCCCGCGGAGCCTTCCGAGGAGTTTCTGGGACTCCAGCGGGAGTGCGAGAGGTTGGCACAGGAGCTGCAGGGGCTGGAGAATAAATACCGGGCTCAGGTTCAGGACAACAGCCACTTGAGTCTGCTCAACCATCAGCAGGAGGAGCGCTTGCAGGAGCTGGAGAAGGTGCTGGAGCGCCACTCTGAAGAGGACAAAGAGAAGCAGCAGATCCTGGAAAACATGCAGAATGACAAAACCACCATCAGCCGCGCGCTCACGCAGAACAAGCAGCTGAAAGAGCAAATTGCAGAACTCCAGATGGCGTTTGTTAAGCTG ACAAACGAGAAGGCGGAACTCACAGTTCTCGTCGATGGCTATCGGCACGACCATGGGAAGAAGCTGGCGGATTTGCAGGAGAGCCTGGGTCACGTCAACGAGCAG CTGGCTGCAAAGGAGGAAGAAGTCCGTCAGCTGCAGGCGCATCGCGATGAGATCTCGGCCCACTTGCAGCAGTACAGCTCGGCCTTCCAGCAGCTGTCGGCCGAGAGGCAGGAGATCCAGAAACAGTACATGCTGCAGCTGCAGCTCATGGACCGACTGCAGCACGAGGAGATGCAGCGGAAGGTCAGCGAGGATATGCGCCTGAAGGAGCTAGAGAAAAGCAGG GAGAATCTTGAACTGCTTACCAAAGAGAACCAGGAGCTGAGAGAACAAGCGTTCCGGATCCGCACCGAGCCGCCGAAGCAAGAATTACAGCGGATGGAAG GCGATGCGGTGGACGGTGACGCTTATGAAGATAAAACATCCGAGACTTCACTGGTTATTCCGGAAGATTTCGAGAGCAGAGAAGAAATG GTGGCCTTTTTGAACGCGGCTATCGCAAAGTTACAAGGTGAGCGGGACGAGACGGCGAGACATCTATCGGAACTGAAGAACTACTGCCATGATCTCCTCCTGCAGGTCTCTAAcctccagcagcagcagatgacGGGCGCTTCCCGAG ATGTCACCTTGGAGAATGTGCCCAAAGAGGTGTACGACGCCTTACAGTCTGACATGGATAAGCTGGCG ATCCGTTTCACAGACTTGATGCAGGAGAAAGTGGAGCTGAAGGAccgagtggaggaactggagcATCGCTGCGTCCAGTTGTCAGGCGAGACCGATACCATTG GAGAATACATTGCACTTTACCAAAGTCAGAGGGCTATCCTCAAGCAACGTCACCAAGAAAAGGAGGATTATGTCAGCCGACTTGCCCAAGAGAAAGAGGAAATGAAG GCCAAGCTCTTAGAACTGCAGGTTCTGGTCACGAGGCTGGTGACAGAAAGAAACGAGTGGCACGGGAAATACGTGGATGCAACAAAAACTCTGATGGAATTCGGAGAAGTGGAGTTGCCGGCTAATGCGGAGACACCCGGAATAGGTGATGCCGATATTCAAG gttttgaaaatgttgatTTGGAGAATCCAGACAAGGGGCCACCCGAGACGGGATCTCCTTCACCTTCCTACCAAGGAGCGAACCCAGTCTCTGGCTCTGAAGACCCGACGGCCAAGCAGATCATGCAGCTCCTGCATGAAATCCAGAACTCCCAGAAACAATCAAGTTCTCTGCTGCAGAGTACATGCATCCCCTTCTACTACCGCATCGACGAGCACGGCGAGATCCATCTAATGGTGCTCTAA